The nucleotide sequence ATCATTTGGGTTTACACGACTCGAAAGATAGCTATAGAAACAGATGTTATATGAAACCGAACCTTCTGAAAGCCAGTTCATCAAGGACCAGCGGCATCTCTTTTTTGGTTGCTTGCAGACTGCAACGATTGATGAAGACATGAGTTCATACAAGGAAGGGACTTCTCTATCATTTACATGAAACTTGAAACTTCTAATAGCCAGCGCATTAAGGGCTTGCAGCAACTCTTTTGTTGTTGCTTGCAGACTGCGGCAGGTGATGAACACATGTATTCACAGCAGAGCTTTCTCAATGGTCAAAAAGGAAAGCTATCCCCCACCCACCCAACAAAAAGGTCGCAAATCCATGGGAGACATCAAACGTCAAGCACTTATCAGTGACTTTTGACGGTGCCAAACTTTTTTTACTACGGTTTGCCAatgcttcttcttccttttcacaTATTTCTGCATAAGACATCCGTTGCCTGAGAAGTAGTGATCCTTTTGCTTTCACCTTTTCTTTGTGAAGGTGTCACCGCTGATCAATCTGGGACAGAAGCCAAGAATTTGCTTCCCTTAAAATGATCACTACTTCCTTTCTGTGAAGAGGTTAAAAATGGTTTAGATTTGCTATGATCTCCACCTTTTTGTGAGAAATGAAATGGAACCAAGTTCTGATTTCTTTTTACTGGCCCATAATAAATGTTATAACGAAAACAACAGTTTGGTAGGGTTACACCACAACTAAAATGTGTTGAATAGATTGTGATATGTATATTTCTTTATCCTTTTTCTGCATCATTTACCGGGTAGGCCATTGGAGAGACTACTGTAAAAACAAACAGTAATCAGTTGGCATGCAAATGGGAGAAGGACAAACTTTTATGCTTGATCTAATCAAAGGAACACTTCCAGTTTAATCTATAGAAAAGGGAacaaataaaagtaaaatattatgaTGATGGCGTTCATTTAGCCTAGACAGCTCAGCTCTTACTTTTATATCTCAAGAGGCTAAGTTTTTATTCTAAAATATTAGAAAGGTAAGATCATTTAATCCCATATTTGAAGCATGGAAACCAAAAGTTTATAAGTTTGCTAGATCTTTCTTACTCTCAAAGATGCTTTTTGGAACTTATATGCTCCGCAAAGGATAAAACCATGCGAGTATGCTCATCGCTCAAAGCGGATAATTCCTTACGAGTTAGAAGGAGGGTTCGAGGCTTGCACCTCGACCGAGCAAACTTGCTCTCGAGTCGTGTACCTTGGCTCCCCTATGGGTAGgagaattaataaaattatttagtcTCATATTAGTTGAGGAGTATAGGAACCAAAAGCTCATAAATCCGTCAGGTTCTTCTTATTCTTAGAGGTGATTTTTGGAGCTCATATGCCCTATAAAGGACAGACAACCGTGCGAGGATCACTGACCAAATCAAAATAGTCCTTTATCAAAAGGCTTTATAAAAGTCAAGATCCAAACAAGCATCTTAGAACACATGAGGTCAACTCAACTCACGGTGCAAACTTTTCCTTGTGATGTGTCTCtaatctatttatatatataccacTTATATCATAAATAAGTGATACATTAATTTAATATGCTTGAACTACTAATCTAAAATACTTAAACCAACTTCATAGAAAACCTAATATAGCCTTATAAATCAAATTAACTATCCTATCCCATCATATTAGATGTGCCATTGTCCCACCTTGGATCGACTGTTACATGTTACCAATCCCATTCACTACCTATTCATCTTTATTATCCACATAGGCATACATTTCTACTACTTGTACTACATTTAAAACTTTCTTGGATGCTAGTATAAGCTCAACATGATAAGATCCACTTTGATAAGCAATGAGATGGGCAAGTGAATAGATTTAACCGCGGAAACATGTTGAACTAGCCTGCCTTCTCATGTATTATACCTTAAAATCAAGTGGCTGGGATTGTCATAATCATTGGCCAAACAGCCATGTATTCAACTCTGTGCCATTTCTGAGGTACATTTCTCACATAATACTGAGGGTACGTAGGAAGTTACAATTTTAAATCCCCAAATTATAGTCATACATCATAAGCTTTCAACATAAAAAGAAGATGTGTAGCCACCATCATTAATCCGCATTATATTACAGTACTCATCATCTTGTAAATGATTGATTCTATAAGACAACTCTTAAGAACCACAATCAACTCAAAAACTAAAATACAGAGTCAATAATAATGGAAAGACTAAATACACTAGGATGTCAAACATAAGTGACACCAAACACACCCAAAATGCCTCAAAGTTTACATTATCATCCCAATCAATCAGTGAAAACACTCATGCGGATTGACGTGAGGATAGCATTATCTTTTTTACTTCCATCTTTGTCGATGGCTGACCAGGAGGACTGGCTTCACATTATAATTGCCAACCGGGCTGGAGATGTTGCATCCTAAACCAGAAAAGCAATGACCACAAATTTGCAACCGGATATATAGATATCAAGATCTTCAAATATAGGATAACATAATCACCAACTAACATGCTGCATGCTGCTAGCCAAATTTCTGTCTATGAGAAGCAACAGCCACAGGAACCAatatattgcttatcatgttTCAACCATAAGAAGCAACATCCTAAAACTCGTACTTATATataagcataacaaataatttgtCCAGaccaaaattatattttaatgaagTATATATCTTATGGTTACCAACCtaaaatacaaaatataaaacaaaacaaatatttGTTTCCAATTCCTAAATGGTATTCCATATGATTTGATCAGCTTCACCGAGAGCACTGCAACATAAAGAACCAAAAGTCTCCACTTGTAAGTTGATCTAAACAAAAGGCAACTAGGCCAAGGATATGGCAGGCATATTACAAGTTCAGTGAAGAAGCAACTTCACTTTTGATATCCTAGTGGGTAAAAAGATGAGCCATAACTTGTTCCCAAACCAGACATGGGGTAGCCACCGTAGGATGCTGGCCTGTTGTACAAACTGGAGCTAGCATGGAACTCTGATGGATAAAGATAAGACCTTGGTGAAGGTTTTCCACTCAGTTCGATGGTTCCAGGAATACTAGGGAGTGCAACATCATACAGAGCTGCAGTTGTAGTAAGGCCATAGGACCGACCCAAACCCGCATATGACGATTGCTGCTCAGTCAAACCCAAATGGGACTGATTTTGAGCACATGAAGGAAGAGGGTGAGAGCGAACAGGATATGATAAAGTTGTAGATGATCGAGGCCGTTTATTGGAAGGCTGCTGCTGCTTCGAAGTTCTTGAATTCGTGGCAGTAGCAGCTGTCGCAGTTCGTTTCTTGTCTGCCTTTTGTTGCTCCAACCGAGTAATACGCTTCTGAAGATCCTCACACGAAAACTCAGATTCAAGCTTGCATTCCTCAACAGTTTTAATCACCGCTTTCGCAGCAGCAAGCTCTTTGGAAATGGCCTCATTCTGTGGCAGTTTATGCACAAAATGGAGCTATGAATGGAATCATGGACACCTTTAATCAACAACACCTACAGAGGGTAACCATGCATACCTGTAACTGACTAGAATTATTTCCTCTCTTTCGTGCTCCTTGAGCAGTCTTTCTGGATTCTCTTAGGTAGGCTTCCAAGAGAGGTACTGGAGGGTACTTGTCAAATAAGTCAAGAGCATGGACAAATTTGATAGCCTCAAGTTGTCTGCTCTTGCTGTTCAGTTTCTGAATTAGATCTGTCACAAGCAAAATGGTTGCTTGTAGGTATCAGAGACCGACAGAGCTTAACAAGCCAAAAGAAAAACACAGTGAAaatttctcaagatttataacCTAAAAATGACTTCCAGACACTATGTCCTCAATATCTCCATATGCTGATGGTTACAAGTAGGAAGAGTAAGGATCAACATTTACACAAAAGAGGATCAGTCTTCAGAAAAATGTTTCCAGAAACAAAATTACTGAAAAAGAAAACATGCtctaaaataaaatctcaaatgTTTGATAACAATGATAGTGACTTACAAACAGGTAAAAGCTAGTAAAATGTTAAATTACTGGACTGTAATGGCTCAAATAAGCAAAAGACCAAATGAAGAGAGGACCAGGACCTTCATGACCAATAAAAACCAACAAGAAGGCCCTTCACAAACCAGATCCTAGCAGCAACCTTTGATCAACCAAAAGGTATTAAGTGCTAAAAAACACAAGGGAAGAGTTCATGTTTTTACTTGTGAAGATCTTATTTGTTGGTTTAAAAATCAGGACATTACATTTGAAATATTAGGAATAATTGATCATAAGAAGTATAGCAAATTTAGAAACTGAGCTAGGTAAGCAGAGAATTATAAACTGGAACTACTGAATTAGAAGATGGTTTAATGCCTGTTATATATTGGGCAAAAGATCTTCTCGAGGAACCAAATCATTAACAAAAATTTCTTCATTGATGAAAAGGACGAAATCAAAGAGCACAGTGCCTAGACCTTTTGCCATGCAACAAAACAACAACTAATGTTCACTGAAAAATATACAAGAATGGGATAAGCTATACtagaattttatattatatatatatatatatattaatattcacTGAAAAATATACAAGAATGGGATAAGCTATACtagaattttatattatattatatatatgttaatattCACTGAAAAATCTAATTAAAAATCTTGAAGGAAAAAGATTGCTGCATGACCAAAAGGTGAGTCAGGTGATGACTAAGGCAAGCAAAATATAATACACAAAATAAGACACATCATATTAGGACTTAAAGAGAAGAAAAATGCAAACAAGAAGAATATGCAGCATCCAAGTAGGATGAATTGCATGCTATCAGAATTCATATCAATGAAGATGGGAAAAAAAATCAAGGAACTGTTTGCACGGTAAGAAGCAATAGCGTACCGGACATATTTTGGACAAGACCGAGTCTCTTGCAAAGTTCAAGAGCCTGCTTCCTCCGTGAAATCAAAACAAAAAGATCCAGGATTTCATCCGTATTGAACTCCGAAGTCAACCTATAAGTTGCCAAGAGCTGCAAGAAAGCAAAAGCATCCGTCCCTTTATCACTGTCATCCAAAATCTGACCTTTCCACTCCACCGCTACTTTCTTGGCCTGATCCTTCACAGAAGACTTTATTTCAGGTGCCAAGATCTGGACCTGCTCCAAAAGACTCAGACAAGTCCTCTTAATCACCTGCACATCCCCATCCTTCTCTCCTTCGGCTCTTGGGCGGTGAAACCCGTCCATGGCATCAAGGACCAATTTAGCTGGGTCTGGTGCGGACCGAATGGCAGCACCGAGCTCTTTCCGTATCTCGGCGATATCGTTCCGGTTCACAATGATGTACGATCTCAGTCCCACGCCATCCATGTTGACGCAGAGAGAGCTGAGCTGAAGCCGCGGTACGACCTCCGGCGCAGTCTCCGGGTTGGCCTCCGCCTTCACAGAGGAGTGGGACTTGGAGTCGAGTTCGCGGAGGCGGTCACCAATGAGGCTTTCAATCGAGGCGAGATGATCCTCTAGGTCCTTCCACTTGAGAGTGAACGATGCCAGGCAGGACGAGAATGCCTGGAGGGCCTCGAAGGCCTTCCGGAGCTCCTccttcttcgaggggatcgacgccATGGCCGCCTCGATCTCTGCTGTCGCCATGACCTACGATACGACAACCCTAACTTAAATCTACCGAAGACGGTGTTCGAAAAGAAgcgtgacgacgacgacgatgacgaacGAAACCCTAATCGAAAGAGCGCCCAATCGGAAGAGGAGAGGACAGATCGGTGGGTAGGGTAAATTTATCGTACACGAACTAAACTCCGACCCGACGTGGGTTCTTGCTTTCCTAATTGAATCCAAAAACCGATAGGGTCCCTATCAACCGTTGGATTTTGATTGTACGGCTAGCCGTCCCCGATAGCACAGCTACAGAAGTAGTAAAATTCGATCTTTCCGAAAAAGtctcttttttgttttcaaaTATACCCCTCTATTTTAGATTTTCCTAGCGCTCGTCCTTTGCCTAATATATCTTGCTTTGACCATCagtcatatatcttttttttcttctcttatttttagaTTACTTATGATACTTATACCAAATATACTAACCAATCTAAAAGACCTCTATTTTTCattgaattatattttttaataatataaaaaatattataaaatagtaGAATATCATGTGCTAGGATAAAATTAGACAAGCAAAAGGAAGCTGCCAGAGAAATCCGAAAAGAGACATCTCcgaggaaaaacaaaaaaaaaaactggaaaTCATCCTTAAAATTCTAAGATAAGAACATACCTCATAGGTCCTAAAATCTATCTTCGAATGTGAGAGTCTTGTCACAGATCATACAATTACTGTTCCCCGATGGGTAAACCATGAGGACAGATATTATTAATCATGTGAGATGGAATTCGATGATCCGG is from Musa acuminata AAA Group cultivar baxijiao chromosome BXJ1-6, Cavendish_Baxijiao_AAA, whole genome shotgun sequence and encodes:
- the LOC135676804 gene encoding truncated FRIGIDA-like protein 1, which encodes MATAEIEAAMASIPSKKEELRKAFEALQAFSSCLASFTLKWKDLEDHLASIESLIGDRLRELDSKSHSSVKAEANPETAPEVVPRLQLSSLCVNMDGVGLRSYIIVNRNDIAEIRKELGAAIRSAPDPAKLVLDAMDGFHRPRAEGEKDGDVQVIKRTCLSLLEQVQILAPEIKSSVKDQAKKVAVEWKGQILDDSDKGTDAFAFLQLLATYRLTSEFNTDEILDLFVLISRRKQALELCKRLGLVQNMSDLIQKLNSKSRQLEAIKFVHALDLFDKYPPVPLLEAYLRESRKTAQGARKRGNNSSQLQNEAISKELAAAKAVIKTVEECKLESEFSCEDLQKRITRLEQQKADKKRTATAATATNSRTSKQQQPSNKRPRSSTTLSYPVRSHPLPSCAQNQSHLGLTEQQSSYAGLGRSYGLTTTAALYDVALPSIPGTIELSGKPSPRSYLYPSEFHASSSLYNRPASYGGYPMSGLGTSYGSSFYPLGYQK